A window of the Candidatus Neomarinimicrobiota bacterium genome harbors these coding sequences:
- a CDS encoding alanine dehydrogenase has translation MNFGILHESRLNEKRVCLTPRGATSLITRGHTVFVESGAGISSGFSDQNYTNKGAQIVFSSDEIYGRSDVLLKILPVNEECLDLMLEGQTVITFQHLSVSSPAVFKGLTEKKITLIGMEIMEEEDGSRPILNIMSELAGQMAPIIAGNYLGRDPMGRGVLLGSVPGVAPASVVIVGAGMVGASAAKAFVGLGAQVHILDKNIEQLRRVKNTLGDRVTTIYANQPAVARTIAFADVVVTSILNRGAQTPQIITREMVKKMKHLSVLIDYSVDEGGASETTRPTLLSDPVYIDEGVIHYCVPNITSGISRTTSIALSNVLSKYLIQIAEMGIDKAMKDSHGLKKGLYTLGGRNMQPVLNRLFGIKI, from the coding sequence ATGAATTTTGGGATTCTGCATGAAAGTCGTTTGAATGAAAAGCGAGTCTGTTTAACACCCAGGGGAGCAACATCTCTTATTACGAGGGGTCACACAGTTTTTGTAGAATCAGGAGCAGGTATATCAAGTGGCTTCTCTGACCAGAATTATACAAACAAGGGCGCCCAGATTGTTTTTAGCTCGGATGAAATTTATGGTCGCTCTGATGTGCTGCTCAAAATTTTGCCTGTGAATGAGGAATGCCTCGATCTTATGCTAGAAGGCCAGACCGTCATTACCTTCCAGCACCTCTCTGTCAGTTCCCCAGCAGTATTCAAGGGTTTGACCGAAAAAAAAATCACCTTGATCGGAATGGAGATCATGGAAGAGGAAGATGGTTCCAGACCGATTCTCAATATCATGAGTGAACTTGCTGGTCAGATGGCACCAATCATCGCTGGAAATTATTTAGGACGTGATCCCATGGGAAGAGGAGTCCTGTTGGGGAGTGTCCCAGGAGTAGCCCCTGCTTCCGTTGTCATTGTTGGGGCCGGAATGGTAGGAGCCAGTGCCGCAAAGGCTTTTGTGGGTTTGGGAGCGCAAGTCCATATTCTTGATAAAAATATTGAACAATTACGTAGGGTGAAGAACACCTTGGGTGACCGGGTTACTACTATTTACGCTAATCAACCAGCCGTGGCTAGAACCATTGCCTTCGCTGATGTCGTGGTAACATCCATTCTAAACAGAGGTGCCCAGACTCCTCAGATAATCACGAGGGAAATGGTCAAAAAAATGAAACACCTCTCTGTACTCATCGACTATTCTGTTGATGAGGGTGGTGCCAGTGAGACAACCAGGCCGACCTTGCTTTCAGATCCTGTCTATATCGATGAAGGTGTGATCCATTATTGTGTCCCCAATATTACCTCAGGGATAAGTAGAACCACCTCAATTGCACTTTCCAATGTATTGTCCAAGTATCTGATTCAGATAGCCGAGATGGGCATTGATAAAGCGATGAAAGATTCGCATGGACTCAAAAAGGGATTGTACACACTTGGTGGACGAAATATGCAACCCGTTCTTAATCGCTTATTTGGTATCAAAATATAA